The DNA sequence AATAGAGACTTAAGATGAATTTATACTGGTGCTTCATAGCGTGGGCCTAGAGTTTCATTTTTACTGGCGACTATACATTATGAATCTTCAGTTAAAAAATTACAACAATCAACAAAATCAATTCACACTAGCAAATAAAAAAATCTGGATTTTGAGAATTTTCTTGTATGTTCCGTGAACTGACTGATACTATTTTAAATTATTATACAGATATCAATGAGTGTACTGAAGTTAGACAACAATCAAACAGTACAAGGTATGGCCCTTGTGGCCCCAATAGCACATGCAAGGATACAGACGGTGATTATATTTGCAAATGCAAATTCAACCACAAAGGAGATGGTAAAAGTGCAGAGGGATGTGATCATTATGTATTTTCTCCATATGCTATAGCTGCCATAGGTGAGATCCACTAAATGATACGCTCCTTTATCTCCTCAATTACAGTTTGGTGAGAGTTTGGTACAATCACGTAGTGAATGGaagatttcttttttttgttgctaTGTTTATTTCCAAAAAACATATATTAATGTATTGAAAACATAGTTATTAGAACCGCGCCAACTGGGGTTCGATAGTTTTGGACTGGATGAATTGGACTAGTCCAATGTAATGATGTACAATAAATGATTAACATCATATATAGTTGATCACATATACAAATAAGATGATAAATAACTAAATCATATAATTTTTGCTAGTATAAAGTCAACATCTAATACTAGAAGCACTCTGAAATATAAATCTGAAAACGTTTGTTTTATGTGCAGCAATAGCTGTTGCCATCATTCTAGCATGCTTTGCGGGTTTTCTGCTTCAGAAAAGAAAACGCAGGAAACTTTCTGACAAAAATGGTCGTAGAATACTGGAGGGTCATGGCGTAACCATGTACTCTGAAAGGGAACTGAACAAAATCACAAACGAGCGCAAATTATTTCTTGGAGAAGGGAAGTATGGCAAAGTGTATGAGGGTAGAATCGACGGCAAACCATCGCAACTGGTTGCAGTTAAATACTCCGTGGTGCAGCGCAACTGGCTAAAGGCCATCCAACAATTGGCGCAGCAGGAGCAGGATGATGATGGTGCATTTGTCAACGAGATCAAGTTCCAGTTTAGGATCAGGCATATAAATGTGGTCAAACTGATTGGGTGCTGTTTAGAGACAAAAATTCCCATATTGGTCTACGAGTTGGTCTCCAATGGAAGCTTAGAAAAAAGGCTCCATGATGGTGACAAGCGGTTTACTCTTTCACTGCTGAAGCGCCTAGACATTGCTATTGGTTCCGCCGAAGCTCTCTCCCACATCCACTCCCATGGTGATCACGTCCATGGCGATGTCAAGCCCGCCAACATCCTCCTTGATGATGACCTCAATCCGAAGGTGTCTGACTTTGGTTCGTCCAAGCTCCTGTCAGTCAACAGGTATGCTATGGCCGTGGCTGGTGATACGAGATACATAGACCCAGTATATATGAAGACACGCCGTTTCACAGTGAAGAGCGATGTTTACAGCTTCGGTGTGGTGCTTCTGGAGCTCATTACGGGGAAAACAGCCCTGTATGATGGGAATACAAGTCTGCCCTTGGCCTTCGGCAAGTGCTTCAAGGACGAGGGTAGCGGAAGGAAGATGTATGATATAGAAGTTTTCTCAGGTGATGGTGCTCAGTTTCAACGTAACATGCAgtgcctcgacatgatcggtaCGCTGGCTGTTAGATGTCTCGAGCAAGACGTAGACGTACGAGAGACCAACCATGGCAGAGGTTGTTGAGGAGCTTAAGCAGGTGAAGGCAATGGCCTGCGAAGGCTCATCATCCTCTGAGGCGAGTTGAAGGGTTGGCATCCAGAAGACTGGAAGAGATGCTTGAATTATGGTCAGCACTTGAGCCTAGCAAATGTTATAAGCTTTATCATGTATCCATATCCACGTCCAACATTATACTCCGTACCCGTCCAGTTACAATTTACCACTCCGTGTGAGTTATATATGCACAATGCATGCGTACTTAGTGAATAACTTCGTGTGCATTTGTTCTAGTGAAACTTTTTATTAAGCTGCGTGGAATTGTATATTTGTCTCACAATAACATGTATGTCAGGGAGTGATCTATATTTGTTCTAGTAACTTTACAGCTGCCTGTACAAATTCATTCTGTCGAACGAGACAGTAATGTATATCTGTTATCTTACTACCTAACTGGACAAAGAAAACACAATGTCCTAAGTTTAGTTTAAATAGGCTCCAAAGCTACCacagtagtatatatatagtagcaAACAATAAACGACTTTGAATGAAACCAATTGTGCGTTGGAAAAAAAGAAACGACTTCCCCCCTGGCCTTGCACAGCCACTTCGCTGGCCGAGGGACGTCTGTCCATGATATCATAcaggtgtttttttttttt is a window from the Sorghum bicolor cultivar BTx623 chromosome 5, Sorghum_bicolor_NCBIv3, whole genome shotgun sequence genome containing:
- the LOC8076327 gene encoding LOW QUALITY PROTEIN: probable serine/threonine-protein kinase PBL28 (The sequence of the model RefSeq protein was modified relative to this genomic sequence to represent the inferred CDS: deleted 1 base in 1 codon; substituted 1 base at 1 genomic stop codon) — encoded protein: MHVYAIVASVCYNSSNTTDFDQGSIGWYLLPPLLISPTENVFTAIGCAALALLEGGSDWNYFTGCISYCASLNDSAQDGDRCTGHGCCQTSILGNLSTIEVGWSTTDNNTAGNSFAWEYSPCKHAFVAQKDWYKFSRQDLSGKGKDSFSSRVGERSAPLVLDWAIRGNGSCKMELDTSGVSLSDINECTEVRQQSNSTRYGPCGPNSTCKDTDAIAVAIILACFAGFLLQKRKRRKLSDKNGRRILEGHGVTMYSERELNKITNERKLFLGEGKYGKVYEGRIDGKPSQLVAVKYSVVQRNWLKAIQQLAQQEQDDDGAFVNEIKFQFRIRHINVVKLIGCCLETKIPILVYELVSNGSLEKRLHDGDKRFTLSLLKRLDIAIGSAEALSHIHSHGDHVHGDVKPANILLDDDLNPKVSDFGSSKLLSVNRYAMAVAGDTRYIDPVYMKTRRFTVKSDVYSFGVVLLELITGKTALYDGNTSLPLAFGKCFKDEGSGRKMYDIEVFSGDGAQFQRNMQCLDMIGTLAVRCLEQDXTYERPTMAEVVEELKQVKAMACEGSSSSEAS